A region from the Elusimicrobiota bacterium genome encodes:
- a CDS encoding helix-turn-helix domain-containing protein — protein MPPNPTIDTVKKIADALGVSLDDLMK, from the coding sequence ATCCCCCCCAACCCCACCATTGATACAGTCAAAAAAATTGCGGACGCTCTCGGCGTTTCGCTTGATGATTTAATGAAATAA